GCGGTTAAGATAGCAGGTGGGAGGCATTGTTTAAACAAGCATACAAGTATAAAAGTATGCAGATAAGCGAGCAAGACTTaacgataaaaacaataaaacaatataagTAAAAGAGAGGAACGGGAAGGGCaagaaagtaaaattaaaagGCGTGCTCTAGGAGGTTTTCAATCGAGACTTGAAGGTCTGGATCGAGTGAGACGCGTGAATAGTAtgagggaggttattccagaggTTAGGTGCGACTGAAGCGAAGGCACGGTCACCTCTGGTTTTCAGCCGTGACCTAGGTTGCACCAAAAGTCAGACGATCTCAGTGTTCTACTGGGAGTATACACGCTAAGGAGATCAATAAGGTAGCTAGGTGCAatattatttatgattttataAGTAAGcagtaggattttgaaatcaatgtGGTGTTTAATTGGAAGCCAGTGGAGGCCAGTGAGAATTGGGGTGATAGACTCAAGCCTACGAGTACCAGTTAGAAGGTGAGCCGTGGCGTTATGGACGAGTTGCAATCTATGAAGAAGGGCAGAATGAAGCCCAGTGTATAGGGAGTTGCAATAGTCTAACCTGGATGTGACAAAGGCATGGATAAGCTTTTCTAGATCCTCACGTGGTAAGTATGGCTTGGCCTTAGAAATTAAACGAAGTTGATAGAAACAAGATTTAATAACAGAGGACACATGCTTGTCAAGCTTAAAGGAGCCGTCCTGGTAAACACCCAAATTACTTGCAGAATCAGAAAGATAATCAGCAAAGGGCCCGAGGACACCAGTTAGATGGGCTCTAGGGGTATGACTGTCAAAGATTAcaatttctgttttcttgtcaTTGAGGATAAGGGAATTGCTCAGCAGCCAGTCtttacccacatagcaaaattggtatgccCCGGATCTtacccacacaatgtgcttacacatggcccacataccgcaaagaacaacggccctttggtggcccagatcaggtttgccagatgtggcccacacatgggccagcacaaggccagttgcagacacactggtggtcctgtgctggcccatgtgttaGCCCATGTGTGGACTACgtctggcaaacctgatctgggccaccgaagggccgtcattctttgcggtatgtgagccatgtgtaagttgtgtgcagccacgggccagttgtagacacactgctggccctgtgctggcccagaacagtttcagctctggccccagatgtcagcctaatgtgtaccttaatcaagccatgtaataacaacatgtgccggaacatattagtaagtaagtaacatgaggaaactctgttcagacagtgaatggacttaTTCTTAGATAGCACTTTTCTTCTCTCCCGGATtactgtcaaacctgcatttgaaacgttagCTACAATAGCAGTAtcgtattgcaacatggcatttgggtcttctaactaaaataggaaaataggaacataaatagtgccaccattgccagacctggcccacatttGGTttacatacaccctgccatgaaaCCAGTCAGGTGTCAgtggtcagtcagaagtgccagcttgatgccagatccgggccagacatGTTTTCTATGgacctgggccacataaaccaaaccacagttGAGCCAGATATTGCAtcccatcacatagacagtgccatctatgccaggcctggcccatatctggatgacatatgTCTTtacatgccagaagtcagccagcagtgccggcttgataccagatccgggccagacctgcttgctatgtgggtaaCTTCACTTATACAATCGAAGAAGCGAAGCATTGATGAGTATCACCCTCAGtcaattcaaaataaatttgaatgtcGTCCGCGTAGCAATGATAAGAGAGTTTGTACTTTTCAATAATACGACCAAGGGGTGACATATATAGAGAAAACAGCATAGGACCCAGCACAGACCCCTGAGGGACACCACAGGTAGCGGGGGCAATGGAAGAGGAGTAGGTACCCATTGTGACAGAGAAGGACCTCTCTGATAAGTAGGAATTAAACCAACCAAGGGCCATACCCATAATGCCAACCAGATGTTCAAGCCTCATTAAGAGGATGTTATGGTCCACCAGATCAAAAGCAGAGGACAGGTCCAACAAAACTAAGGCCGTGGGGCGCCCAGAGTCAGTAATTAAAAGAAGATCATTGAAGACCCTCGAGAGTAtaggttaaaaataaaaaaaaaacatttttaaatgctaAACTAATTGTTGCCAGTTTTTGCTCACGTAGCTAAATGTTTCAGTCGCAGAGTAGTGACTGATTTCTGGTTGATTGGGACCTTCAGGAGGTTAATCCAGCTGTGCATATCTGAATATGAGCAtcttattaataattaatagcTTTCTCCTCTCTTCTTCTGCCTCCTGTGTACACACTCTCCATCCAGGCAACACGGTGCTTCACATTTTGGTCTTGCAGCCCAACAAGAACATTGCCTGCCAGGTCATTGACTTGATTATGGCACGCGATGCAGAGCTGGACCAGCAAGTGCCCCTTGATATGGTTCCCAACTCCCGAGGCCTTACACCTTTTAAGCTGGCTGCAAAAGAGGGAAACATAGTGGTGAGTAGAGCCTTGGAAGATTCACATGGTGAGAAGCCAACATGAAAGGTGGAACAGATTGTTCCTAATCTTATCCTAACCCCCTGTCTCTTAAAGATATTCCAGCACCTAGTTAACAAAAGGCGTGTAGTCCAGTGGAGTCTGGGCCCTTTGACCTCTCACCTGTATGACCTGTCCGAGATCGACTCGTGGGCCGATAGCATGTCAGTGCTGGAGGTCATTGTGGCCAGCCAGCAGAAAGAGGTACAGAAGAATATGTAGATAGTATTCGGGAGAAAATGCCAATTGTTATCAGGAAGTTAGTTCTGactctgagattttttttttctcttctattTTTGCTCTCCAGGCAAGGAAGATCCTGGAGGTCACTCCTGTGAGGCAGCTGGTTAGTCTGAAGTGGAACCTGTATGGGAAACATTACTTCAGGTAAGATTTTGTTAATTTTGTTAAATCTGAAGTAAAATACTTGAATTGTACGCATGTCCAATAGTGTCTAACACATCGGGTTTCTTCCTCCCTTTTTGTTGTCAGGTTTCTGCTGTTTCTGTATCTCTTGTACATCGGGACTTTCACACTGTGCTGTATGTTTCGCcccctaaagaaagctccagagAACTACACAACGTCAGATGCAGACAAAACTGTCTGGGTTCAGAAGACGCTCAAGGTGGGCCAGAACTATGAATTATCATAGACATTAGAAAACCTTAAACAGATCTCAACATTTTACTCACTaaactgttttaaatatttttaatgagaTACCTAAAGTGAAATTTTTATGTTCAATGTACTGACTGTTTTTGAACTATcccaaaaatataatttaatttttattacatcacatttattttaaagtgtcATATTTCAGATTAACATTttggaaataaaatatcaacATTTATAAAGCTGGCTGCCTAGAAGTAACATTAAAGCAGCTCTCACGTGTTAGTACAAATTATTATGATCCAAATAGTCGACCGAATCTGCATAAtgagtactttgatttagttttCCACccttttctctttgtttaattttttcagttAGCACTTCTATTACACGAGTTTTATGGAGTTGATGTTTTGGGTGTAGATGTTTAGGTCAGTCCCCACTACTTATTCACGTTTAcagtaaagaagaaaaataaatattttagttGAGAAATGAGTGTACTGCAgcaaccaaaaagaaaaaagaaagaaaagatttgatTCAATAACAAAAACTAGATATTATACGATAAGGAGTGAAAAATGAATGTGAGTATTGTGGTACGATGTGCTAAAGATTTTTTCTGTTCCTGTGGCGGCAAGTGTGAGTGCTGCTTTAGCTCACTTGGTTGTGGAGGCCACCCATATTCTGAAAGGCTGCAGTTGCCTGGGTTCAGTTCTGTGCTCAGACTATTTCCTGGGTATTCTTCAGCATTTGCATTTCAAAGAAAGCCTGAAAACTGcctttaaaacaatttttaggAGAATTTTCTAAGCTTTATTAAGTGAGGAAATGCTCGTCTAATAAAGGGGACTTAGCTCTTAGTTAACAGGAGATAGGAAAGGAGGAAGAAAGAGGGTTTAGAAGACATATGGGTTCACAAGCAAACCCAGGCTGCTGCATTTGGCCTGGTGTGGTGGAGATGTGGTCATCTGATCAGCCTGAGCTGAGCTAAATCAGTGCCCTCCCCCACAACAAATGCTTAGCTGTATGTTCAGTAAAGGATTAGCTAAATAAAAATCAGCACAACAGAATCAATAAAGCTTTCTTTATTTAACTTTGCCTCAAAAATTCAGATTCCTCTAATTGAATCCATTATTACCCCCTAGTTTCCCACTCCCCACCTGCACTGGGGCCTGCTACACATTTTAGGAAGGCAACACTTTCATAGCGTGTCACTTCTACTTTGGTAGTTAGTACTTCCTCAACTACTGCACCACCAGAGGTCTTTTTGCCCAAAATTGCTTCAGCCATAACTTGCGTAAAAAATTCAAATGAATATGATCCACTGAATGCATGTGTAAATGCCAAACTGTACACCTACATAAGTTACACAGTCAGACAATAATaagattttaatatttataacaGCATTATTTCCTCTTTGTCCACCTCAGGAGAGTTATACAACACATGGGGATAATGTGCGGCTggcaggagagatcatcagcgTCATTGGAGCTTTTGTCATCCTTGTGCTGGAGGTGGACATTTAAAATatgctttttgtttaaaaatatgcaACAGTACATTACTGTGAGCTGTTCTGACCTCATGCATCCCCTGTGCTCCTAACAGATCCCAGACATTCTGAGAGTTGGAGCAAAGCGCTACTTTGGCCAGACGGCACTGGGAGGCCCTTTCCATGTTATCCTGTAAGCACGCACACCCTCTGAGAACCCAAGCAAAGCATAATGTTTGGGAACACTGCCTAACCttgctgttgctgttttttttttttaccagtatCAGCTATGCCTGCTTGGTGGTGCTGCTGTTGGTGTTCAGAGTCTGTGAGGTGCAGAGGGAGGCCGAGGTGATGGCGGTGTGTTTGGTCCTCGGCTGGTGTAATGTCATGTTCTTCGCCCGTGGCTTTGAAATGCTTGGCCCTTACGTCATCACGATACAGAAGGTGCGGATGTGTTTTACACGAGCTCCATGAGTAACAAAAACATGAGTTTGCTCCGCTCACACACCTGCGCAcacatgttttcatttgttgttttggtttttgagGTTTTACATTTTCAGACTGAGCTCGCTTGTGTCTCATTTCCCCCTAGATTATATTTGGAGACCTGACAAAGTTTATGTGGCTGATTTCCATTGTGCTCTTTGCCTTTTCCACCTGTGAGTATATTGTtggcaataaaaataaacacaaatatcaCAAGACATTCTTTAAAGGAGACCTTCCTGCTCTCTTACAAACATTCTTTTCTTCTCAGCCCTCTGGATAGTCTACATGACTCAGGAGGTAGATTCCCTTCCTGCATATCACTCATATCCCATCAGCCTCTTCTCCCAATTTGAGCTCAGCGTTGGCCTCATCGATCTGCCTGTGGACCACACCATCCCTATACCTGCGATTGTCTATGTGTTGCACTGCACCtcctctctggtctcccacatCCTTCTGCTAAACCTGCTCACCGCCATGATGAGTGACACACAATGGAGGGTGGGCCAGGAGAGAGATGAGCTCTGGAGGACTCAGGTAACAGGGTTATTACACACACATGCGTAATCACCTCTTCAGCATGCGTTAAGCATTGCTGTGTCATGTTTACAGCTGTAATGTTGTTATTCAGGTGGTGGCCACGACGCTCATGTTGGAGAGGAGGCTTCCTCGCTGTCTCTGGCCTCGACTTGGGGTCTGTGGGCTGAACTATGGCCTGAAAGAGTGCTGGTATCTCAGGTAAGATGCTACCTTGTGTCAGGaacagaaaaaacccccacagaAATCAGCTAATATAGCAGAAAGGGAGgttatctttaaaaataaagtcaaacagGAAGTTTATTACAGAAACTACAGCCACAGCTCATGCTcaattcttattttattgtagttCTTATATTACTTTCACACTTCCTAAGGCTACAGTCAACAGTGTGGGAAGTCTGTATGTTTTTCTTAGACTTAGATCAGTcgattcttttcatttttgtgtccGTATCATCAAGGTTAAAGTGGAAAAACAATCAGCCTGGCTAACAAAAGCTGCCTTTCAGTACAAATCAATTCAGTCTATTTCtcaaaacatcaaatatttatttgattgtgttttttcttattttatctcAACTGGTGAATGCTCATatgaaagaaaatatgaaaaacaaaagccaaaagcTTGAACTTCGAAGTGCTGTAATTCAGTTTTTTAAGTTCTTTCTTCTCTTGACATACAACTGTGACTGCAAGCACTTGCAGTTCAAATCTCCTGTTTGTGAGGGccaaccaatcagaagacagGTAGTATAAAGTGAATTGGACAAATATGAGCTGCTCTAAACCCCAGTATAAGACtaataaggattatttttaaCTACGAGCTATGGAAAGCTACTGTAGAACAGTCAGACAGGGAAAATGTGCATAACACACACTTTTAAGTGTAATAGTAGGTTATATATGTATAAGTAGGGGGAAAAATATATAGTATTAGTAATACAATGAGAATGGTGCTTCTCACTGCAGGCACAGCATTACCCATGCGTGAAGTCCATCAAAGGCTTTCATTTAGTGTCAgtgagcaattttttttttaggtggggtccaaaaaagctggaaactAAAAAGAAGAGTGTAACATAATTAATTTTGAAACATGTGTGACAttttctttattcatcttctttGCAGGGTTGAGGAAAGAAATGACTCTATGTTGCAAAAGATGAGGCGTTACATAAACGTCTTCTCCAAAGAGGATGAAAAGGAAACGGAGGCAGAGGAGAATTCTGACTTCAAGGGAACCTTGAAGCTGAGACTTAAAAACAAAGGAGGATGGTGGGAGCTGGTTCGACACAGCGCTTTAGGTTTGGAGATGGAGCAGGACGAGGCAGAGGAGGAACAGGACATTAAATATGTTTAGAGAGAGATGCGGTCTAACCCAGAAGTTCCTTCCTATCATCAACTTTGAGTCACATACATATTAAGTAGATGTAAAGAACTGCTGAATTTCAGTGACCTTGGAGTGAAAGAACCACACTATCTTGATTTTTCAATATAGTAAACAGTGCAATTATTTCCGCAGTATTATGCCATAGAACAGACTGTGATTTTTATAGAAATATGAAAGATGTCCAGCAGGAATATATGCTAAAAAATATAGAGATTCATCTTATCATGTAGGTAATGAGTAATTTTATATgagaataaaactttcttgaAACAGTTTCACTGTCTCTTCATTTGTAAAGCAGGCAGCAGATAATAAAATCCTACAATACAAAGGAGCAAGGCACTTACAAAGCTTTACATCCAAATATAAGAGCAGAAATTATTCCACACAATGCTGCAAGAAAATCTACAGTAATTAAACTGCTAAGTGTCAGACTTAGCAACTGTTACCTAAAAAGCTTGTTTATATTTCTTTGCTTGATACTGGAAAGAGATGTCTTGACATGTTATTGTTGAATTTGATGCTTGCTGGCCGAACAGATTTGCTCGCGGTTCTTTTACAAGAGCGGCAGCTGACAGATGAAGTAAGTGGCGACGTTGCAGGAAGCTTTAATCCAGTTTCTGGTGGATGGTCCTGTGCTGTCGAGGATCCCACAATCCCCAGTTCTTGGATCTTCTGCCCAATagctgcaaaacaaaaggaagagTCATTAACTATTATTCTGCAATCTatatctggatttttttttaatttgaacaaagtgtccactttattaggtacacttgcAATTCAATTTGACAGCTGtacaataaatgttttattttataagcTTACTAACACATGTATATTTACATATAATGTGTTATTATGATGGATCTGtgaccaaaaaaacccaaacaccaATATGCACAGTGCAATAGTGGCAAATCCCACATAACCCtgatataaatcacaaacaACTATGTCTAAACTAGTGTATTAGTCAATTGTCTGTTTTAATAACTATTTATAGAATAAAGACCTCTCTTGCAGCTTTGTGCCGTCAACCCAGGTCCATTCAGTGCCTTTTTGAATGGTGCCCATCCAGTATTGGAGATTCCCTCTCTGTGTCAGAAAAtcctaaaagaaaaaacaccattGATGCGTAACTATTAGCAATTATTACCACTTCATAAACTGCTTGCTTGTAATATATAAGCATATAGTTAACAACTCAAGGAAGGAAGAGAGCGGCATAAAAGGTATCAGATTCACCTGAACGTCTTTGCTTGTAATAACAGCCAGAGATCCCCCTCTGGAGGTGCAGTTCTGCTGGCTCTGGTGCCACTTCAGTCTAAAAGTCGACAGGAAAAAGCAAGATCGGCCAAAGGTCATCCACCCGTCACCACACAGCCGGCAGCCATGATCTGGAAGCAGAGAGAAATGAATAACAGGAAaagcatatttaaaaaacaggttaatgaaaaagtgaaaaactgtTAATCAAACCCGAAGCTTCCCacactctttttttcctttgcatATTCAAGGGTTTTGTTTGTGATTTAATTTTCATCATATTTTCATCTTTATGCATGTATTTTTTCAGTTGCACAGAAATCTAAAATAGTCtcaatgtttcctgttttataaacaaaaaaaagaacaccaAAGAAGAACATGAACTTGAGTTGAGACTTGTTTAAAAACTAATTTGAATCATTATGAAAGCAGAACTATTGCTAAAAACAAGGTGACTAAGAAAGAACCCCCCCCACTTTTTGTGCCTGCTCACGTTTAATGTGAATAGCTGGGAAGCGGGCCTGGCAGGTGTCGAAGGAGCATCCTGGATCAAACGCAGGTACTGCTTCTTTAGCTGTTGCACTTTCCTCTATCACCGGGCAGACTGCGGGTCCAGTTTGCACTAGAAATCAGAGCACAATGGGAGGAGATTTGAGAGAAGGAATAATGCCCTGAGGCTGCAGCAAAGCAATAAGCAATAGTTTTACTCCTTTGTTATGTACTGTTATGAGaaatagaatttaaaaaatccatagCTGAAAAAAACTGTGCACCATTTTGATCCTGCTCTGCCAGGACCTTCAGTCTTACGTAATCTGCTTTGGTGTTATGAACGTAATGGTGCCAGGAAGGGTTTGTTATCATAGCACTGACATGAATTCAGATCCATGGCTGCAGCTACTCACGTTTCAGGCTGAGGATAATGACAACCACCAGAAGGACGATGCACAATAAGGTGAGGAAAAGGCACACTGCACGGTACAGACGCACATTTCCTCCAGTCGGTTCTTTGCCTGAGGAAGACGACATCAGATAAATGTTAATGAGCACAACAAAGACCGCCATGAAGCCTGCAAAAGCTCCGTCTTCCTACCTTTCTTCCCCTCCAGTTCAACCGATAACTTGGGTTGCAAGTTTTCATCAGCCTCATCTTTCTTATCCTCACCGTAACTGCGGCAGAATTTAATGTACATCGAGAAAAATGTCCTGGTATTTGAGAGAAAGCTTGTTTGCTCTGTTCTGCTCCGTCTTCCTCTCTGCTGACTCAAGTCTGGCTGCAACAGTGCAGTTATAGGACGCCCCCTCTGTCTCATCACCATAGCAACTTGACCTtcatagattcctaagttattCATGGAGCACAGTGCCTGGCTTGTCCTTGCATGACCCAAACTTTAATCTCTCTCGCTGTCTCTCTCATTTTAAACAttagtgtctgtgtttgtgacaAAGTTCTgagaaaaacacagacacagcagaCTTTCTCCTTCAAAACAGCAGATAAGTAACTTCAGATCAGTATTAATGTCTAATGCTTTGGAGATATGGAGGATGCACACGTCACCGATGCAGATTTAAAACAGTCGTCTGTAAATATCATGTTATAGTACAAGGTTTTGCAAAGAAAGAGGACGTGGGTGACAACTTAATGAAGCACAAGAGAGCAAGACTTGTTTGTTTGTACCTCAGCaatgtaataaaaatatctTCCATTAATCTAATTAACAAAATATTCTTGTAAACAAAACCATTATTTGATTTCACCAAATTGCAAAAAAGAACATGACTCATGCTGCGATAGCTTTAATTGGCTTTGTTGCCTTTTTGTGGGTTAGTGATCATAAAAGCGTTAAACACATTGCTGTGCCATGTTGTCATGGCACAGcaatgtgtatttatttatttatttatgcagctgttgttgttgtcttcACGGCTAAACTGACTCACTACAACAATAAAGAACGATGGAAGTTCAACACGAAGGCCAAACTACAACAGATTGTGAATAATGTGGTTAGAGGGAAGTTTAGTTAAAAATTGTTCTCTGTAAAGACACACAACAGACAGACTTCCTGTCAGACCGTTTTCCCTTCAGGGTGCGGGCGAATTTATTTGACTGGGTTACATTAACAGCACAGCAACCTCAAACTACATGTGGTCTTATCATAATG
The genomic region above belongs to Oreochromis niloticus isolate F11D_XX linkage group LG11, O_niloticus_UMD_NMBU, whole genome shotgun sequence and contains:
- the trpv6 gene encoding transient receptor potential cation channel subfamily V member 6; its protein translation is MSPSLARSAPSELNHWWSQLKFRLQNKKGWNEMLDETFLLYTKGVNDIPLFYAAKNNSAGCIKKLLGCASTNIFERGSLGETALHVAVMNDNLDAAVALMDGAPDLINEPMTSELFQGITPLHIAVVNQNIDLVRHLISRGGDVSTPRVTGLYFRKRIGGLMYCGEHILSFAACAGNMDIISMVIDAGASTRIQDYKGNTVLHILVLQPNKNIACQVIDLIMARDAELDQQVPLDMVPNSRGLTPFKLAAKEGNIVIFQHLVNKRRVVQWSLGPLTSHLYDLSEIDSWADSMSVLEVIVASQQKEARKILEVTPVRQLVSLKWNLYGKHYFRFLLFLYLLYIGTFTLCCMFRPLKKAPENYTTSDADKTVWVQKTLKESYTTHGDNVRLAGEIISVIGAFVILVLEIPDILRVGAKRYFGQTALGGPFHVILISYACLVVLLLVFRVCEVQREAEVMAVCLVLGWCNVMFFARGFEMLGPYVITIQKIIFGDLTKFMWLISIVLFAFSTSLWIVYMTQEVDSLPAYHSYPISLFSQFELSVGLIDLPVDHTIPIPAIVYVLHCTSSLVSHILLLNLLTAMMSDTQWRVGQERDELWRTQVVATTLMLERRLPRCLWPRLGVCGLNYGLKECWYLRVEERNDSMLQKMRRYINVFSKEDEKETEAEENSDFKGTLKLRLKNKGGWWELVRHSALGLEMEQDEAEEEQDIKYV
- the si:dkey-26c10.5 gene encoding C-type lectin domain family 4 member A isoform X2, with protein sequence MEMQEIPKETEKGKEGDEGPSEPMLEVKEEEAEQDHYAKLQIASEDIYSEALSAAGERKPILGKEPTGGNVRLYRAVCLFLTLLCIVLLVVVIILSLKLQTGPAVCPVIEESATAKEAVPAFDPGCSFDTCQARFPAIHIKHHGCRLCGDGWMTFGRSCFFLSTFRLKWHQSQQNCTSRGGSLAVITSKDVQDFLTQRGNLQYWMGTIQKGTEWTWVDGTKLQESYWAEDPRTGDCGILDSTGPSTRNWIKASCNVATYFICQLPLL
- the si:dkey-26c10.5 gene encoding C-type lectin domain family 6 member A isoform X1, with amino-acid sequence MYIKFCRSYGEDKKDEADENLQPKLSVELEGKKGKEPTGGNVRLYRAVCLFLTLLCIVLLVVVIILSLKLQTGPAVCPVIEESATAKEAVPAFDPGCSFDTCQARFPAIHIKHHGCRLCGDGWMTFGRSCFFLSTFRLKWHQSQQNCTSRGGSLAVITSKDVQDFLTQRGNLQYWMGTIQKGTEWTWVDGTKLQESYWAEDPRTGDCGILDSTGPSTRNWIKASCNVATYFICQLPLL